One Mycolicibacterium sarraceniae genomic window carries:
- a CDS encoding 1,4-dihydroxy-2-naphthoate polyprenyltransferase — protein sequence MTSIAQWIEGARPRTLPNAVAPVIAGTGAAAWLHGAVWWKSLLALTVSLALIIGVNFANDYSDGIRGTDDERAGPLRLVGSKLATPRAVLTAAIVSLGVGAVAGLALAIVSAPWLIAVGAACIAGAWLYTGGSRPYGYAGFGEIAVFVFFGLVAVLGTQYTQALRVDWVGLTMAVATGALSSAVLVANNLRDIPTDRVAGKLTLAVRLGDGRTRVFYQSLLALAGVLTLVLMLATPWCAAGLVATPLALRAVGPVRRGLGGRDLIPVLRDTGLTMLVWSVAVALALGLG from the coding sequence ATGACGAGCATCGCGCAATGGATCGAAGGAGCCCGGCCCAGAACCCTGCCCAACGCGGTGGCGCCGGTGATCGCGGGCACGGGTGCGGCCGCCTGGCTGCACGGCGCCGTGTGGTGGAAGTCGCTGCTAGCACTTACCGTTTCACTCGCGCTGATCATCGGCGTCAACTTCGCCAACGACTATTCGGACGGCATTCGCGGCACCGATGACGAACGCGCCGGGCCGCTGCGGCTGGTCGGCTCCAAGCTGGCGACACCGCGCGCAGTGCTGACCGCCGCGATCGTCAGCCTCGGGGTGGGCGCCGTCGCGGGCCTGGCACTGGCCATCGTCAGCGCCCCGTGGCTGATCGCCGTCGGAGCGGCCTGTATCGCCGGGGCATGGCTGTACACCGGCGGCTCGCGGCCATACGGCTATGCCGGCTTCGGCGAGATCGCGGTGTTCGTGTTTTTCGGGCTCGTCGCGGTGCTGGGCACGCAGTACACCCAGGCGCTGCGGGTGGACTGGGTCGGCCTGACCATGGCCGTCGCGACGGGCGCGCTCTCCTCGGCGGTGCTCGTCGCCAACAACCTGCGCGATATCCCGACCGATCGGGTGGCGGGCAAGCTGACCCTGGCAGTGCGCCTCGGCGACGGCCGTACCCGGGTGTTCTACCAGTCGCTGCTGGCGCTGGCCGGGGTGCTGACGCTGGTGCTCATGCTGGCCACCCCGTGGTGCGCAGCCGGATTGGTCGCGACCCCACTGGCACTGCGGGCGGTCGGCCCGGTGCGCCGCGGCCTCGGCGGCCGTGACCTCATCCCGGTCCTGCGCGATACCGGCCTGACCATGCTGGTCTGGTCCGTCGCGGTCGCGCTGGCCTTAGGCCTCGGTTAG
- a CDS encoding MarR family winged helix-turn-helix transcriptional regulator, whose product MHHDDADSGSSAQWAEDPLSRNGWERKAADGRRSAYQRYLSLGFDELEANAWLHFEQVSAVRAVVNRGLLRHHKLSLAALQLLAHLKSNGPSQMGALAELLMVTPSALTQQIQRLEGRRLVRRDASSDDGRRVLATITTEGIGLTTASLETYARLVRTYFLDELSRRQTIALGDGCRRISVRLKAADPTPDLPES is encoded by the coding sequence ATGCATCATGACGATGCGGATAGCGGGTCCTCTGCCCAATGGGCAGAGGATCCGCTGTCGCGGAATGGGTGGGAACGCAAGGCGGCTGACGGTCGCCGGTCTGCGTATCAGCGGTATCTCAGCCTCGGCTTCGACGAGCTGGAAGCCAATGCGTGGTTGCATTTCGAACAGGTGTCCGCGGTGCGCGCCGTTGTGAATCGCGGTCTGCTGCGACACCACAAACTGAGTTTGGCGGCTCTTCAGCTGCTGGCGCACCTGAAGAGCAACGGCCCCAGCCAGATGGGTGCGCTCGCCGAATTGCTGATGGTCACCCCCAGTGCGTTGACCCAGCAGATCCAACGTCTCGAGGGGCGCCGGCTGGTGCGTCGCGATGCCAGCAGTGACGACGGACGACGGGTGCTGGCAACTATCACCACTGAGGGCATCGGATTGACCACGGCATCGTTGGAAACCTATGCCCGGTTGGTGCGCACCTATTTTCTCGATGAACTGAGCAGGCGACAGACGATTGCCCTTGGGGACGGATGCCGACGGATCAGCGTCAGATTGAAGGCGGCCGATCCGACCCCTGACCTGCCGGAGAGCTAG
- a CDS encoding peroxiredoxin, whose product MALLTIGDQFPAYDLKAVVGGDLSKVDAKQPDDYFIQVTSSDSPGKWRIIFFWPKDFTFVCPTEIAAFGKLNDEFEDRDAQVLGVSVDNEFVHFQWRAQHEDLKKLPFPMVADLKRELCSATGVLNADGVADRATFIVDPNNEIQFVSVTAGSVGRNVDEVLRVLDALQSDELCACNWKKGDPTIDAGELLAEAV is encoded by the coding sequence ATGGCGCTATTGACAATCGGCGATCAGTTCCCGGCCTACGACCTGAAGGCAGTCGTCGGCGGCGACCTGTCCAAGGTTGACGCCAAGCAGCCCGACGACTACTTCATCCAGGTGACGAGCTCGGACAGCCCTGGTAAGTGGCGCATTATCTTCTTCTGGCCCAAGGACTTCACGTTTGTGTGCCCGACCGAGATCGCGGCTTTCGGCAAGCTGAACGACGAGTTCGAGGACCGCGACGCGCAGGTTCTCGGGGTGTCGGTGGACAACGAGTTCGTCCACTTCCAATGGCGCGCGCAGCACGAGGATCTCAAGAAGCTGCCGTTCCCGATGGTGGCGGACCTCAAGCGCGAGCTCTGCTCGGCGACCGGCGTGCTCAACGCCGACGGCGTCGCGGATCGCGCGACCTTCATCGTCGACCCCAACAACGAGATTCAATTCGTGTCGGTGACCGCCGGCTCGGTCGGCCGCAACGTCGATGAGGTGTTGCGCGTGCTCGACGCACTGCAGTCCGACGAGCTGTGCGCGTGCAACTGGAAGAAGGGTGACCCGACGATCGACGCCGGCGAGCTACTGGCCGAGGCGGTCTGA
- the ahpD gene encoding alkyl hydroperoxide reductase AhpD: MSIDAVKEAMPEYAKDLKLNLGSIVRSTELTEQQLWGALVATAAASKSEQLLREVTEDALDVLSEEAYHAALGAAAIMGMNNVFYRTKHQLDGRYDDLRAGLRMNIIANPGVDKADFELWSLAVSAINGCDQCLAAHEKELRDADVSRTVIFEAIRLASIVSGVAQALLTTQALATA, from the coding sequence ATGAGCATCGACGCCGTTAAAGAGGCAATGCCGGAGTACGCCAAGGATCTCAAGCTCAATCTCGGAAGCATTGTCCGGTCGACCGAGCTGACCGAACAGCAGTTGTGGGGCGCTCTGGTGGCCACTGCCGCGGCGAGCAAGTCCGAACAGCTGCTGCGCGAGGTCACCGAGGACGCCTTGGATGTATTGAGCGAGGAGGCGTACCACGCCGCGCTCGGTGCCGCCGCCATCATGGGGATGAACAACGTGTTCTACCGCACCAAGCATCAGCTCGACGGCCGCTACGACGATCTGCGGGCCGGGCTACGGATGAACATCATCGCCAATCCTGGTGTGGACAAAGCGGATTTCGAGCTGTGGTCGCTGGCGGTGTCGGCGATCAACGGATGTGATCAGTGTCTGGCGGCACACGAGAAGGAGCTTCGCGACGCCGACGTGTCCCGGACGGTGATCTTCGAAGCCATCCGGCTCGCGTCGATCGTGTCCGGCGTCGCGCAGGCGCTTCTCACAACGCAGGCGCTGGCCACCGCCTGA
- a CDS encoding NAD(P)H-dependent flavin oxidoreductase, protein MKTEICDQFGIEFPLFAFSHCRDVVAAVTNAGGFGVLGGTAFRPDQLDQELSWIDEQVKGKPYGVDIIVPAKFEGKGENLSFDQLTERIPEDVRNFIDELLAEHDIDISDQPRVAASSLSGNTGASLLEVALNHPIKLMANALGVPPDYMIEAGKQTGIPVAALVGAKEHAIKQVNAGVDLIVAQGTEAGGHCGEVTTLVLIPEVIEAIKPIREVPVLAAGGIVTGRQMAASVALGAAGAWTGSVWLTTEEAETAPHTVQKFLAASSRDTVRSAGRTGKPSRQLVSDWTDAWAPHEGGRQPLPLPLQNMIAEPVLRRIDKLAEGGHPGAQALATYFVGQGVGLMNKVKPAREVVLEFIEDYLAAAERLSSSLGD, encoded by the coding sequence GTGAAGACCGAGATCTGCGACCAGTTCGGCATCGAGTTCCCCCTGTTCGCCTTCAGTCACTGCCGCGATGTCGTCGCGGCGGTGACGAACGCCGGCGGGTTCGGCGTGCTGGGCGGCACCGCGTTCCGTCCGGATCAACTCGACCAGGAGCTGAGCTGGATCGACGAACAGGTCAAGGGCAAGCCCTATGGCGTCGACATCATCGTGCCCGCCAAGTTCGAGGGCAAGGGTGAGAACCTGTCGTTCGATCAGCTCACCGAACGCATCCCTGAGGACGTCCGCAATTTCATCGACGAACTGCTGGCTGAACACGACATCGACATCAGCGACCAGCCGCGGGTAGCCGCGTCATCGCTGAGTGGGAACACCGGCGCCAGTCTGCTCGAAGTCGCATTGAATCATCCGATCAAGTTGATGGCCAATGCACTTGGCGTACCGCCGGACTACATGATCGAGGCCGGCAAGCAAACCGGCATTCCGGTTGCCGCACTCGTCGGCGCGAAGGAACACGCCATCAAACAGGTGAACGCGGGCGTGGACCTCATCGTCGCGCAAGGCACCGAGGCCGGCGGCCACTGCGGTGAGGTGACCACCCTGGTGCTCATCCCCGAGGTCATCGAGGCCATCAAACCGATCCGGGAAGTGCCTGTGCTGGCGGCCGGCGGCATTGTGACCGGGCGGCAGATGGCCGCCTCGGTGGCCCTCGGTGCCGCGGGAGCGTGGACGGGTTCGGTGTGGCTGACCACCGAGGAGGCCGAGACCGCTCCGCACACCGTGCAAAAGTTCCTGGCGGCGTCATCCCGAGACACGGTCCGCTCGGCCGGGCGTACCGGAAAGCCGTCCCGGCAACTGGTTTCGGACTGGACCGACGCCTGGGCGCCGCACGAGGGCGGTCGCCAACCGTTGCCATTGCCGTTGCAAAACATGATCGCCGAGCCGGTGCTGCGCCGAATCGACAAGCTGGCCGAGGGTGGCCATCCGGGAGCTCAGGCGCTGGCGACATACTTCGTCGGTCAGGGGGTGGGCCTGATGAACAAGGTCAAGCCAGCCCGTGAGGTGGTGCTGGAGTTCATCGAGGATTACCTCGCCGCGGCCGAGCGGCTGAGCAGCTCACTCGGCGACTGA
- a CDS encoding TIGR03085 family metal-binding protein: MSVAQRERAALITALREVGPDAPTLCEGWDARDLAAHLMVREYRVDAAPGILIPRFAPHTARVQDEVAEHTEWDDLVNKVAAGPPLYSPLKLIDSVANVAEMFIHHEDIRRAQPDWEPRTLDSDLVGRLRRTLSMMARLTLSKMPARVQLRTPDGETVLIAGHGPAVTVTGAPEELLLFSTGRLARVDYTGDPEAVQAVQSAPKGL, translated from the coding sequence ATGTCCGTAGCCCAGCGCGAACGCGCCGCCCTGATCACCGCCCTGCGCGAGGTCGGACCCGACGCACCGACGTTGTGCGAGGGCTGGGACGCCCGAGACCTCGCCGCACACTTGATGGTTCGCGAATATCGCGTCGACGCCGCGCCAGGCATCCTCATCCCCCGGTTCGCGCCCCACACCGCCCGCGTCCAAGACGAGGTGGCCGAACACACCGAATGGGACGACCTGGTGAACAAGGTGGCCGCAGGCCCGCCGCTGTATTCGCCGCTCAAACTCATCGACTCGGTAGCCAACGTCGCCGAGATGTTCATCCATCACGAGGACATTCGCCGCGCCCAGCCGGACTGGGAACCACGGACGCTGGACTCAGATCTGGTCGGCAGGCTGCGCCGCACCCTGTCGATGATGGCCCGGCTCACCCTGTCGAAGATGCCCGCCCGGGTACAGTTGCGCACCCCAGACGGCGAAACGGTGCTGATCGCCGGCCACGGACCGGCGGTAACGGTGACCGGTGCGCCTGAGGAGTTATTGCTGTTCTCGACCGGACGGCTGGCTCGCGTCGACTACACCGGTGATCCTGAGGCCGTGCAGGCGGTACAGAGTGCCCCGAAGGGTCTGTAG
- a CDS encoding TIGR03668 family PPOX class F420-dependent oxidoreductase, with amino-acid sequence MTSPADRFAAAKVARLATVTPDGPPHLVPIVFAVAESTVYTAVDGKPKSSQRLRRLANIEANPGVSILVDHYDDDWSQLWWVRADGIATIHHSGPACDRGYELLHAKYPQYQYVALDGPVIAVEVGQWSSWGG; translated from the coding sequence GTGACCAGTCCCGCCGACCGCTTCGCGGCCGCCAAGGTCGCCAGACTGGCCACGGTTACTCCCGACGGCCCCCCGCACCTGGTGCCGATCGTGTTCGCGGTAGCGGAATCGACCGTGTACACCGCTGTGGACGGTAAGCCGAAAAGCAGCCAACGGCTGCGGCGCCTGGCCAATATCGAAGCCAACCCCGGGGTGAGCATCCTGGTCGACCACTACGACGACGACTGGTCGCAACTGTGGTGGGTGCGGGCTGACGGGATCGCGACGATCCATCACAGCGGTCCGGCGTGTGACCGCGGATACGAGCTGCTACACGCGAAATATCCTCAATACCAATATGTTGCGCTGGACGGCCCGGTGATCGCGGTGGAAGTCGGGCAGTGGTCGTCCTGGGGCGGCTGA
- a CDS encoding alpha/beta fold hydrolase, producing the protein MEELKFLDFHGNRVAYLDEGHGDEVILLLHGMAGSSQTWRSIVRPLARKYRVIAPDLLGHGSSAKPRSDYSLGAFAVSLRDLLDELGVTHATVVGQSLGGGIAMQFVYQHPDYCRRLILMNSGGLGPDVGWTLRLLSAPGAELIMPIIAPPPVVSAGEKVRSLFGKLGISSPRGGEIWNAYSSFADAETRQAFIRTLRSVVDYRGQAVSALNRLNVANVPVMVIWGDQDAIIPVEHAYAAYEARPDVRLEVLTGVGHFPQVERPIEVVDLIDDFISTTTGADIEQPATQA; encoded by the coding sequence ATGGAAGAGCTCAAGTTTCTCGACTTCCACGGCAACCGGGTGGCCTACCTGGACGAAGGCCACGGCGACGAAGTGATTCTGCTGCTACACGGCATGGCCGGCAGTTCGCAGACGTGGCGTTCGATCGTGCGCCCGCTGGCACGCAAGTACCGGGTGATCGCCCCCGACCTGCTCGGTCACGGCAGCTCGGCCAAACCGCGCAGCGACTACTCGCTGGGTGCGTTCGCGGTGTCGTTGCGGGATCTCCTCGACGAACTCGGGGTCACCCATGCCACTGTCGTGGGGCAGTCCCTGGGCGGCGGCATCGCGATGCAATTCGTCTACCAGCATCCCGACTACTGCCGGCGGCTGATTCTGATGAACAGCGGCGGGCTAGGCCCGGACGTCGGCTGGACGCTTCGGCTGCTGTCGGCGCCCGGCGCCGAGCTGATCATGCCGATCATCGCCCCTCCGCCGGTGGTCAGCGCCGGCGAGAAGGTGCGTTCCTTGTTCGGCAAGCTGGGCATCTCGTCGCCGCGTGGCGGGGAGATCTGGAATGCGTACAGTTCCTTCGCCGATGCCGAGACCCGGCAGGCGTTCATCCGCACACTGCGCTCGGTGGTCGACTATCGCGGACAGGCCGTCAGCGCATTGAATCGACTCAACGTCGCCAATGTGCCGGTCATGGTCATCTGGGGCGATCAGGACGCCATCATCCCGGTCGAACACGCCTACGCCGCCTACGAGGCGCGCCCCGATGTCCGGCTCGAAGTGCTCACCGGAGTCGGGCACTTCCCGCAGGTTGAGCGGCCCATCGAGGTGGTCGACCTGATCGACGATTTCATCAGCACCACCACCGGCGCCGATATCGAGCAGCCCGCCACTCAGGCGTGA
- the menE gene encoding o-succinylbenzoate--CoA ligase, with protein MLDGRDAPLVPIPGGDLRESEMLTTSLRVGEEIDDDVALVVPTSGTTGTPKGAMLTPAALIASAAATHDRLGGPGTWLLALPSHHIAGIQVLVRSLQAGTVPVELDISAGFDTSELPMAIAQLGSGRRYTSLVATQLAKALLDPEAAAALAELDAVLLGGGPAPRPVLEGAAAAGIAVVRTYGSSETAGGCVYDGVPLDGVTIRLDDSTEAGEGRIVIGGPTLALGYRNPSEPDPFAEPGWFHTDDLGTVDEAGTLRMLGRADEAISTGGLTVMPAPVETVLSRHPAIADCAVFGLQDDRLGERVAAAVVLVGGMAEPTLADIREFLTQSLDPTATPRELHIVDELPRRGIGKLDRRALRERFANGGDLPGGSGW; from the coding sequence GTGCTCGATGGACGCGACGCACCCCTGGTTCCCATCCCCGGCGGCGACTTGCGGGAAAGCGAGATGCTGACAACCTCGTTGCGCGTTGGTGAGGAGATCGACGACGACGTCGCCCTGGTGGTACCGACATCGGGCACCACCGGCACTCCCAAAGGGGCGATGCTCACGCCCGCGGCGCTGATCGCCAGCGCGGCGGCCACCCACGACCGCCTCGGCGGCCCGGGCACGTGGCTACTGGCCCTGCCGAGCCACCACATCGCCGGCATCCAGGTACTCGTGCGCAGCTTGCAAGCAGGCACGGTACCGGTAGAGCTGGATATCTCCGCCGGCTTCGATACCAGCGAATTGCCAATGGCCATAGCACAACTCGGGTCCGGCCGCCGCTACACCTCGCTGGTCGCCACTCAACTCGCCAAGGCCCTGCTCGACCCCGAGGCCGCCGCGGCACTGGCCGAACTCGACGCGGTTCTGTTGGGTGGTGGCCCCGCTCCCCGACCCGTGCTGGAGGGAGCGGCCGCCGCGGGGATCGCGGTGGTGCGCACCTACGGCTCCAGTGAGACAGCCGGCGGGTGCGTCTACGACGGTGTGCCGCTCGACGGCGTCACGATCCGGCTCGACGACAGCACCGAGGCGGGCGAGGGGCGCATCGTGATCGGCGGGCCGACGCTGGCGCTGGGCTACCGCAACCCGTCCGAGCCGGATCCGTTCGCCGAACCCGGCTGGTTTCACACCGACGATCTCGGCACCGTCGACGAGGCGGGCACGCTGAGGATGCTGGGCCGGGCGGACGAAGCGATCTCCACCGGCGGGCTGACGGTGATGCCCGCGCCGGTGGAAACGGTGCTGTCACGGCATCCCGCGATCGCCGACTGCGCGGTGTTCGGTCTCCAGGACGATCGGCTCGGCGAGCGAGTGGCCGCCGCAGTGGTCCTCGTCGGCGGTATGGCCGAACCGACACTCGCCGATATCCGGGAGTTTCTGACACAGTCCTTGGACCCGACGGCCACCCCCCGTGAGCTGCACATAGTCGATGAGCTGCCCCGCCGCGGCATCGGCAAACTGGACCGCCGTGCGCTGCGCGAGCGATTCGCTAATGGCGGTGACCTCCCCGGCGGCTCCGGCTGGTGA
- a CDS encoding DUF3349 domain-containing protein, which yields MTKFLTKIVAWIKTGYPDGVPDPDQVPLFALLRRRLSEDEVIVVAQGLLERGAFDHVDIGVLVTEITDALPTPEDIDRVHDKLAAFGWPLDDPRDSEDVE from the coding sequence GTGACCAAATTTCTCACCAAGATCGTGGCCTGGATCAAAACCGGCTACCCGGACGGGGTTCCAGACCCCGACCAGGTGCCACTATTCGCCCTGCTCCGCAGGCGGCTCAGCGAGGACGAGGTGATCGTCGTCGCCCAGGGCCTACTCGAGCGCGGCGCGTTCGACCACGTGGATATCGGGGTATTGGTCACCGAGATCACCGATGCGTTGCCCACCCCCGAGGACATCGACCGGGTTCATGACAAGCTCGCCGCGTTCGGCTGGCCGCTGGATGATCCGCGAGACAGTGAGGACGTCGAATAA
- a CDS encoding DUF3349 domain-containing protein: MTAEQPRAFLENVLSWLHKGYPEGVPPKDYYPLLALLKRSLSDDEIVQTAQSILRVADFDAPVTEDQIRDAVREVIATEPNPEELHQVAGRLAGVGWPLETH; this comes from the coding sequence ATGACTGCCGAACAGCCCCGCGCCTTTCTCGAGAACGTGCTCAGTTGGTTGCACAAGGGTTATCCAGAAGGTGTTCCGCCCAAGGATTACTACCCGCTGCTGGCCCTGCTGAAGAGGTCGCTTTCGGACGATGAGATCGTCCAGACAGCCCAATCAATTCTGCGGGTAGCCGATTTCGACGCACCGGTGACCGAAGACCAGATCCGTGACGCGGTCCGCGAGGTCATCGCCACGGAGCCCAATCCCGAAGAGCTGCACCAGGTTGCGGGTCGGCTGGCCGGGGTGGGCTGGCCGCTCGAAACGCACTAG
- a CDS encoding VOC family protein, whose amino-acid sequence MEILASRMLVRPADYARSVAFYRDALGLAIAREYSGGTVFYAGQTLLELAGHGTPEHPGAPFPVSLWLQVRDLYATQQDLHGRGVDIARAARREPWGLHEMHVSDPDGMTLIFVEVPEDHPLRRDSRC is encoded by the coding sequence ATGGAGATCCTTGCGAGCCGGATGTTGGTCCGGCCAGCGGATTACGCACGCTCGGTGGCCTTCTACCGAGACGCCCTCGGCCTGGCCATCGCCCGTGAATACAGCGGCGGCACGGTGTTCTACGCCGGCCAGACGCTGCTCGAGCTCGCCGGCCACGGCACACCCGAACATCCCGGCGCTCCGTTTCCGGTATCGCTCTGGCTGCAGGTCCGCGATCTCTACGCGACCCAACAGGATTTACACGGCCGCGGCGTGGATATCGCCAGGGCGGCCCGCCGCGAACCGTGGGGCCTGCACGAGATGCACGTCAGCGATCCCGACGGGATGACGCTGATCTTCGTCGAGGTCCCCGAGGATCACCCGCTGCGCCGCGACTCCCGCTGCTAG
- a CDS encoding 1,4-dihydroxy-2-naphthoyl-CoA synthase — MSDNPFDPSQWRTIDGFEDLTDITYHRHVSDGTVRVAFDRPEVRNAFRPHTVDELYRALDHARMSPDVGVVLLTGNGPSPKDGGWAFCSGGDQRIRGRSGYQYAAGETAETVDPARAGRLHILEVQRLIRFMPKVVICVVNGWAAGGGHSLHVVCDLTLASREHARFKQTDADVGSFDGGYGSAYLARQVGQKFAREIFFLGRPYTAEQMHQMGAVNEIVDHAELENVAVQWAKEINGKSPQAQRMLKFAFNLLDDGLVGQQLFAGEATRLAYMTDEAVEGRDAFLEKRDPDWSPFPRYF, encoded by the coding sequence TTGAGCGATAACCCGTTTGACCCGTCGCAATGGCGCACTATCGACGGCTTCGAGGACCTGACCGATATCACCTACCACCGCCACGTCTCCGACGGAACGGTGCGGGTGGCATTCGACCGGCCCGAGGTGCGCAACGCTTTTCGTCCACACACCGTCGACGAGCTCTACCGCGCTCTCGACCACGCCCGGATGTCGCCCGATGTCGGCGTGGTGTTGCTGACCGGGAACGGCCCATCCCCCAAGGACGGCGGATGGGCCTTCTGCTCGGGCGGCGATCAGCGTATCCGCGGCCGCAGCGGCTACCAGTACGCCGCGGGTGAAACCGCCGAGACCGTCGACCCGGCGCGCGCCGGCCGACTGCACATCCTGGAAGTGCAGCGGCTCATCCGCTTCATGCCCAAGGTCGTCATCTGCGTGGTCAACGGGTGGGCCGCCGGTGGCGGGCACAGCCTGCACGTGGTCTGCGACCTGACTCTGGCCAGCCGCGAGCATGCCCGGTTCAAACAGACCGACGCCGACGTGGGCAGCTTCGACGGCGGATACGGCAGTGCCTATCTGGCCCGCCAGGTCGGGCAGAAGTTCGCCCGCGAGATCTTCTTCTTGGGCCGGCCCTACACCGCCGAACAGATGCACCAGATGGGTGCGGTCAATGAGATCGTCGACCACGCCGAACTGGAAAACGTGGCCGTGCAGTGGGCCAAGGAGATCAACGGCAAATCGCCTCAAGCCCAGCGCATGCTGAAGTTCGCCTTCAACCTGCTCGACGACGGCCTGGTAGGCCAGCAGCTGTTCGCCGGGGAGGCCACCCGGCTGGCGTACATGACCGACGAGGCCGTCGAGGGTCGCGATGCGTTCCTGGAGAAGCGCGACCCCGACTGGAGCCCGTTCCCCCGCTACTTCTAA
- a CDS encoding HAD family hydrolase, with amino-acid sequence MPLRAVLFDFSGTLFRLEEDDSWFDGMEVIDDDGRHAVDAHVQAELMERLTHPTGGSVTRTEEAHRAWVNRDLAPVLHREAYLHALRDAGLPDHHANELYRQAIDPASWVPYPDTVEVLRSLKANSVPTAIVSNIAFDIRPAFRAAGADADEFVLSFEVGVVKPNPGIFEIALQRLGVAADEAVMVGDSRENDGAAANIGCDFILVDPLPVAERPTGLIAPLRERGIRC; translated from the coding sequence ATGCCTCTTCGCGCGGTCCTGTTCGACTTCTCCGGCACCCTGTTTCGCCTCGAGGAGGACGACAGCTGGTTCGACGGGATGGAAGTGATCGACGACGACGGCCGCCACGCCGTGGACGCGCACGTCCAGGCCGAGCTGATGGAACGCCTCACCCACCCCACCGGGGGTTCGGTGACCAGAACCGAGGAGGCCCACCGAGCCTGGGTCAACCGCGACCTAGCCCCGGTCCTGCACCGTGAGGCCTACCTGCACGCGTTGCGCGACGCCGGCCTGCCCGACCACCACGCCAACGAGCTGTATCGACAGGCGATCGATCCGGCGTCCTGGGTGCCGTACCCGGACACCGTCGAGGTGTTGCGGTCGCTGAAAGCGAACAGCGTACCCACTGCCATCGTCTCCAATATCGCGTTCGACATTCGACCGGCGTTCCGCGCCGCCGGTGCCGACGCCGACGAGTTCGTCCTGTCCTTCGAAGTCGGTGTGGTCAAACCTAATCCGGGAATCTTTGAGATCGCACTGCAGCGACTCGGCGTCGCTGCGGACGAGGCGGTGATGGTCGGCGACAGCCGCGAGAACGACGGCGCCGCCGCAAACATCGGCTGCGACTTCATCCTGGTGGACCCGCTGCCGGTGGCCGAACGCCCGACCGGGCTCATCGCGCCACTGCGCGAGCGCGGGATCAGGTGCTGA